A genomic window from Daphnia carinata strain CSIRO-1 chromosome 9, CSIRO_AGI_Dcar_HiC_V3, whole genome shotgun sequence includes:
- the LOC130697794 gene encoding hyaluronan mediated motility receptor-like has protein sequence MSFAKAKRFEPEKVCGPPPTAYDPKHPFGTGVISFPKGDRFPQGSTPNHLQPPQQDGTMTRSHSSTSIGSTDSTATTKSVQGKKDHTHCNKQIAELEKELRNITMERNQLLRRRNHPINATHRSDNKENNEPSQVNEGDNMADIEMLNATILDLRSKLESVQSLEEEKQSLENERDNALADLELKEIEVLRITNEIEDLKRVFEKEEILRYELEAALKQANDDKKEMEAQISELSLKIENLENVRVELVKDIDVMKESFQRDLNAQEIQHKTEVEAIQAANKEQVQQLENNLQQLVAEHDAESEQIKFEFGKQIDELHQNHAAALAQLVNDHAALISELQTNHQEQISRLEDARGEIEADRLHLHQKCEQIGVTLETKMDEIETLKIQLDVAEEKLETCRVQAEEKYSSMKRSLELDIAECQTRSEEQRRSELEKMRSDYESKLTVLEQNHLQLTEQLCAQQEHLEEAEKAHTISCSQYEEQLKRLNDNNQTEKEILMWQMSQQRENLELELKTEFENRLCDKEVDFERRRANWETQMNEANEDHANQLATLQSKHSIQLNNYRELHEAALENLEREKKDILEVRALVEKNLQEKEAEIEKVTNEMKEAVNKLQLDLEMLRESNSQLVADVLRVEQERLMTEEKREVEKVQMKAQAEQEKELLVKSYEDVIDSVRLDVTKKEEQISELVNRLSVTEGTLQKELAKKEKEIEDVRITHEDVLSQMSTQHLDEIKTLHKDYEKVLAAKEEKFIAEREQLSVMHHETVEALKDQNMVELQKLQEEFRMTFTALERKLEMEKEDLVRAHAKELAELNSNYESKMEVVKKHHEAVVEELNKNYEEALDNSHELQQSLDYLRLEFQAVLAAAETKEAQHKAEVEKMTHAIQFKENEITHLGETLRRREKETADEWIQRETSIMAQLTEQNQKSVQEFESRLQEIRAQLEQSKEEAMRIKDERDAARDDVAVFQVQTEAQLAALSEQYDQERAMLIEKLSVQTREIEEINSAKIQELQTQLAESQRALEEIRRASLRQIEQMEHDHEEAILTAVREALEPVDNELESLRKDREAYLLLKKEYQELQARIEPFRDQLEMYEAEKKALLSQALFAESSMASLAAKYTQLLGHQNSRQKIHHLEKLKQDIFNLRKELAEKNLALEKEKKARQKADARVKELSGQKKYDPAEAFKVPENPVTAPVVNKAPPKLNVAKPSATPSPAAEPKEAVRQQRKPLRPQGQATGFFLSMDDIEKERAEMEREKQLQIDSRRKASANFEAFEVDFSTSSSRRETFDIPSASAKQLNVTRNMSNAKQNNKENVNGGLFPNDLSDISVSDEVVLKNKLKSRVENLTSTPVQRHT, from the exons ATGTCGTTTGCGAAAGCGAAACGTTTTGAACCAGAAAAAG TTTGTGGGCCTCCCCCAACTGCTTATGATCCAAAGCATCCGTTTGGAACAGGCGTAATAAGTTTTCCAAAAGGAGATAGATTTCCCCAGGGTTCAACACCTAACCACCTACAACCACCTCAACAAGATGGAACT ATGACACGATCCCATTCTTCAACATCTATTGGCTCAACAGACTCCACTGCTACTACAAAATCGGTGCAG GGGAAGAAAGATCATACCCACTGTAACAAACAAATAGCAGAGCTTGAAAAAGAGTTAAGGAATATAACTATGGAAAGAAATCAGCTCTTGAGGAGAAGAAACCATCCAATCAA TGCAACACATCGCAGtgacaataaagaaaacaatgaacCTTCGCAAGTCAATGAAGGTGACAATATGGCAGATATTGAAATGCTCAACGCAACCATTCTAGACCTTAGATCGAAGCTCGAAAGTGTTCAATCGCTAGAAGAGGAAAAGCAATCATTGGAAAACG AACGTGACAATGCGCTAGCTGACTTGGAGCTGAAAGAAATTGAGGTTTTACGAATCACCAACGAAATTGAGGACTTAAAGCGagttttcgaaaaagaagaaattttgcGATATGA GTTAGAAGCTGCTTTGAAACAAGCCAACGAcgacaaaaaggaaatggaagcACAAATCTCTGAATTGAGTTTGAAGATTGAAAACTTGGAAAATG TAAGAGTTGAACTTGTGAAAGATATTGATGTGATGAAAGAGTCATTTCAAAGAGATTTGAATGCTCAAGAAATTCAACATAAAACTGAGGTAGAGGCGATTCAAGCAGCCAACAAAGAACAGGTCCAACAGCTTGAAAACAACTTGCAGCAGCTCGTCGCTGAACATGACGCAGAAAGCGAGCagataaaatttgaattcggCAAACAGATAGACGAGCTGCATCAGAACCATGCAGCTGCTTTAGCCCAGCTTGTGAATGACCATGCCGCTCTAATCAGTGAGCTCCAAACAAATCATCAGGAGCAAATTTCTCGGCTTGAAGACGCACGGGGTGAAATAGAAGCAGACAGGTTGCATCTTCATCAAA AATGTGAGCAAATTGGTGTCACCTTGGAAACTAAAATGGATGAAATTGAAACCCTCAAGATCCAACTGGACGTTGCAGAGGAGAAACTCGAGACTTGTCGAGTTCAAGCAGAAGAAAA GTATTCATCAATGAAGCGCTCACTTGAACTAGACATCGCTGAGTGTCAAACACGATCCGAGGAACAACGTCGGAGCGAGCTGGAAAAAATGCGTTCTGATTACGAATCAAAATTAACAGTTCTAGAACAAAACCACCTTCAACTTACAGAACAGCTATGTGCTCAACAGGAACATTTGGAGGAAGCTGAAAAGGCTCATACAATTTCTTGCAGTCAGTACGAAGAACAGCTGAAGAGGTTAAATGATAA TAATCAGACCGAGAAAGAAATTCTGATGTGGCAGATGAGTcaacaaagagaaaatctTGAACTTG AGTTAAAGACGGAATTCGAGAATCGCCTCTGCGATAAGGAAGTTGATTTCGAACGACGGCGTGCGAACTGGGAGACGCAGATGAATGAAGCCAACGAAGATCATGCAAACCAGCTGGCTACTCTTCAATCGAAACACAGCATCCAGCTTAATAATTATCGTGAGTTACACGAAGCTGCGCTTGAGAACTTGGAGCGTGAGAAAAAGGACATATTAGAAG TTCGGGCGTTAGTTGAGAAGAATTTGCAGGAAAAAGAAGCGGAGATCGAGAAGGTAACAAACGAAATGAAGGAAGCTGTCAATAAGCTTCAACTGGATCTTGAAATGCTTCGTGAGAGTAATAGTCAGCTGGTCGCTGATGTACTCCGTGTCGAACAAGAGCGCTTAATGACAGAAGAAAAGAGGGAAGTCGAAAAGGTTCAGATGAAAGCTCAAGCCGAACAGGAGAAAGAATTGTTGGTTAAATCCTACGAAGATGTAATTGATTCGGTTCGATTGGATGTaacgaaaaaggaagagcAAATATCGGAGTTAGTCAACAGACTTTCCGTGACCGAAGGAACTTTGCAGAAAGAACTAgcgaaaaaggagaaagaaatagaagacgTTAGAATTACTCACGAAGATGTCCTATCACAGATGTCCACGCAACATCTTGACGAAATCAAAACTCTCCACAAAGATTACGAAAAGGTTCTCGCtgctaaagaagaaaaattcatcGCTGAACGTGAGCAGCTGTCCGTGATGCACCATGAAACCGTTGAAGCTCTGAAAGATCAAAATATGGTAGAGTTGCAGAAATTACAAGAGGAGTTCCGCATGACCTTTACAGCATTAGAGCGAAAACTTGAGATGGAAAAGGAGGACCTTGTTCGTGCTCATGCCAAAGAATTGGCCGAATTGAATAGCAATTACGAGAGTAAAATGGAAGTTGTTAAGAAGCACCATGAGGCTGTTGTTGAGGAACTAAACAAAAACTACGAAGAAGCTTTGGACAAT AGTCATGAGCTTCAGCAAAGTTTGGATTATCTTCGTTTGGAATTTCAAGCTGTACTCGCTGCGGCGGAAACTAAAGAAGCACAACACAAAGCCGAAGTTGAGAAAATGACACACGCGAttcaatttaaagaaaatgagattACACATCTGGGTGAAACGCTACGACGTCGTGAGAAGGAGACGGCCGATGAGTGGATTCAACGGGAAACGAGTATCATGGCCCAATTAACcgaacaaaatcaaaagtcAGTTCAGGAGTTTGAGAGTCGTTTACAAGAGATTCGTGCACAACTTGAGCAATCAAAAGAGGAGGCGATGCGGATTAAGGATGAACGCGATGCTGCCCGTGACGATGTCGCCGTGTTTCAG gttCAAACTGAAGCGCAGCTCGCTGCCCTCAGCGAACAATACGACCAGGAGCGAGCCATGCTAATTGAAAAGCTCTCAGTGCAAACCCgagaaattgaagaaatcaATAGTGCCAAAATACAGGAACTTCAAACTCAATTGGCGGAATCCCAGCGTGCGTTGGAAGAAATTCGCCGGGCTAGTTTGCGTCAAATCGAGCAAATGGAGCACGATCATGAAGAAGCTATCTTAACGGCCGTTCGCGAGGCATTAGAACCTGTGGACAATGAACTTGAATCCCTTCGAAAAGATCGCGAAGCCTACCTACTTCTGAAAAAGGAATACCAGGAACTTCAAGCTCGTATTGAGCCATTCAGG GATCAATTGGAAATGTACGAAGCAGAGAAAAAAGCCTTGCTGAGCCAAGCCTTATTTGCTGAAAGCTCTATGGCGTCTCTCGCAGCAAAGTACACGCAGCTCCTTGGTCACCAAAACAGTAGACAGAAGATTCATCATTTGGAGAAACTGAAACAAGATATTTTCAATTTGCGGAAGGAATTGGCGGAAAAGAATTTAGCActagagaaagagaaaaaggcgCGACAAAAAGCAGATGCTCGTGTCAAAGAGTTGTCTGGTCAGAAAAAATATGATCCTGCAGAAGCATTCaaa GTCCCTGAAAACCCTGTGACAGCTCCAGTTGTTAACAAAGCTCCTCCTAAACTTAATGTTGCCAAACCTTCTGCCACTCCGTCTCCGGCAGCCGAACCTAAAGAAGCTGTACGTCAACAACGCAAGCCGTTACGTCCTCAGGGCCAGGCAACAGGATTCTTCTTGTCAATGGATGACATCGAGAAAGAGCGTGCTGAAATGGAACGAGAGAAACAGTTACAAATAGATTCACGACGTAAGGCTTCCGCCAATTTCGAGGCGTTTGAAGTGGACTTTAGCACCAGTTCCAGTCGCCGGGAAACCTTTGACATCCCATCGGCATCAGCTAAGCAGTTGAACGTGACAAGAAATATGTCTAatgccaaacaaaacaacaaggagAATGTCAATGGAGGACTGTTTCCAAACGACCTTTCGGACATTTCCGTCTCAGATGAAGTGGTGCTAAAGAACAAGTTAAAGTCCCGCGTTGAAAACCTTACCTCGACCCCCGTGCAGAGACATACCTAA
- the LOC130697804 gene encoding LOW QUALITY PROTEIN: phosphatidylinositol N-acetylglucosaminyltransferase subunit Q-like (The sequence of the model RefSeq protein was modified relative to this genomic sequence to represent the inferred CDS: inserted 1 base in 1 codon), translating into MSVCKWRQEWGKREYQKLYKSALTASLENDSPRKEGPFIIEITRXAAWVKDAFGLPLEGGATSTNDKNWINVYVVSFEENAKHQFEPLGTWNTDDLPNDDSYSCWIHLVKESHYAKIKSVIIGGVNISPASVTLILYDETFLQSEILERSEDWKNSKCLCELGSILRLKNNVTVDRHKVPSEKVEDSIFNHSKLVLQLRQRALQWKTWRRSCPDLGSTNLLWMMVIDLLLGFCFVKMFHSFGGTSEVLEIFLKSVKLIADFLQLLIEWLMGVPVGLKLNRPLSTVLGKFFLYHLYLWKTYIDIIRPIVSIVIFISSTFGLIGLSFQIALLSDLITMASLHCYCFYVYATRLYGVTLSGLRSTFRMFGGRKWNPLRSRIDSGEFSWDQLCVGMFIFSSLLLLLPTLLVYYIVFLTLRLCVLLLQGTLKRFIWIINSIPCYSLLLWIIGSPSLAGDVLFEVIPGRNSTLKLVWIKLPLVESMIRSLNPSSPKYPHVNWSQRLNKMVSGDLIYSL; encoded by the exons ATGTCCGTATGCAAATGGAGGCAAGAATGGGGGAAACGAGAGTATCAAAAGCTTTACAAGTCGGCTTTGacagcttctcttgaaaatgatTCACCAAGAAAAGAAGGGCCTTTTATAATTGAGATTACGC GCGCGGCCTGGGTCAAAGATGCTTTTGGGCTCCCACTGGAAGGCGGTGCCACTTCAAC AAATGATAAGAATTGGATTAATGTGTATGTCGTTTCCTTTGAAGAAAATGCCAAACATCAATTTGAACCTCTCGGCACATGGAACACGGACGACCTTCCGAATGATGATAGTTACTCGTGCTGGATCCACCTAGTCAAAGAGTCGCATTATGCTAAAATCAAAAGTGTTATCATTGGAGGTGTTAACATTTCACCTGCAAGTGTCACGTTGATTTTGTACGATGAAACTTTCCTTCAATCAGAAATTCTAGAACGAAGTGAAGATTGGAAAAATTCCAAGTGTTTGTGTGAACTTGGTAGCATCCTGAGGTTGAAAAACAATGTAACTGTGGATAGGCATAAAGTTCCGAGTGAAAAAGTCGAagattcaattttcaatcacTCCAAACTTGTGCTTCAATTACGACAGAGAGCTCTTCAGTGGAAAACCTGGAGGAGATCCTGCCCAGACTTAGGTTCCACCAATCTACTATGGATGATGGTTATTGACCTTCTCCTTGGATTTTGTTTCGTGAAAATGTTTCACTCTTTCGGTGGAACCAGCGAAGTGCTGGAAATATTTCTCAAGTCTGTCAAA CTGATTGCTGACTTTCTACAGCTGCTGATTGAGTGGCTAATGGGGGTACCTGTTGGTCTGAAACTGAATAGGCCTTTGTCGACTGTCCTAGGAAAATTCTTTCTCTACCACCTCTACTTATGGAAGACATACATAG ATATTATTAGGCCTATTGTGTCCATTGTCATATTCATTTCATCAACATTTGGCCTAATTGGGCTATCCTTCCAGATTGCCCTTCTAAGTGATTTAATCACTATGGCTTCACTCCATTGCTATTGCTTTTATGTATACGCCACTAG GCTTTATGGCGTTACTCTGAGCGGTCTTCGATCAACATTTCGAATGTTCGGCGGCCGTAAATGGAATCCACTACGTTCACGGATTGATTCGGGCGAGTTTTCGTGGGACCAACTTTGCGTTGgcatgttcattttttcaagtttgctCCTACTCCTGCCAACCCTTTTGGTCTACTACATCGTTTTCCTGact TTGCGGCTCTGCGTGTTGTTACTTCAAGGAACCCTCAAACGCTTTATCTGGATCATCAACAGTATAccttgttattcgttgctaCTGTGGATTATCGGGTCACCATCTCTAGCCG GCGATGTTCTTTTCGAAGTAATTCCTGGTAGAAATTCTACATTGAAACTAGTCTGGATTAAACTGCCGCTCGTAGAGAGCATGATACGCTCCTTGAATCCATCCTCGCCGAAATATCCTCACGTCAACTGGTCCCAGAGATTGAATAAAATGGTATCTGGCGATttaatttattctttataG